Proteins from a single region of Amorphus orientalis:
- the metC gene encoding cystathionine beta-lyase, whose translation MTNEKPFGRAGLATRLAHAGPAPSEYHGFVNPPVVHASTVIYDSLNTAKNRTSRYMYGRTGTPTTEALEDTVTDLEGAAGTVLTGSGLEAISIALMSCTQAGSHLLVADNVYGPTRRFCDKVLTRFGVEVEYFDPAVGAEIDRLFRDTTSALFLEAPGSLTFEMQDIPAMAGAARSRGITVAMDNTWATPVYFRPLDHGVDLSIQAATKYFAGHSDLLLGTVAASEAALPSLRETRNNFGVNVGPDDVFNTLRGMRTLPLRLARHFESGVTIARWLETRPEVARVRHPALESDPGHEIWKRDFSGACGLFAIELQPCTDAQLAAFIEGLAYFGIGASWGGFESLVLCPDPSSIRTATNWDAAGPLVRLHVGLEDPEDLIADLQAGLARLVG comes from the coding sequence ATGACCAATGAAAAACCATTCGGGCGCGCAGGACTCGCGACCCGCCTCGCCCACGCCGGCCCGGCGCCGTCGGAGTATCACGGTTTCGTCAATCCGCCCGTGGTGCATGCATCGACGGTGATCTACGACAGCCTGAACACCGCGAAGAACCGCACCTCCCGCTACATGTACGGACGGACCGGCACGCCCACCACCGAGGCGCTGGAAGACACCGTGACCGATCTGGAAGGCGCCGCCGGGACGGTCCTCACCGGTTCCGGGCTCGAGGCGATATCGATCGCGCTGATGTCCTGCACCCAGGCTGGCAGCCATCTTCTGGTGGCCGACAACGTTTACGGTCCGACCCGCCGCTTCTGCGACAAGGTTCTGACGCGGTTCGGGGTCGAGGTGGAGTATTTCGATCCGGCGGTCGGCGCCGAGATCGACCGGCTGTTCCGCGACACGACAAGTGCCCTCTTCCTGGAAGCGCCCGGCTCCCTGACCTTCGAGATGCAGGATATTCCCGCCATGGCCGGCGCGGCCCGGTCGCGGGGCATAACCGTCGCCATGGACAACACCTGGGCGACGCCGGTCTATTTCCGGCCGCTGGACCATGGGGTCGATCTGTCCATCCAGGCGGCAACCAAGTATTTCGCGGGCCATTCCGACCTGCTGCTCGGCACGGTTGCAGCCAGCGAGGCGGCCCTGCCGTCGCTGCGCGAGACGCGCAACAACTTCGGCGTGAACGTCGGTCCCGACGATGTCTTCAACACGCTGCGCGGCATGCGCACGCTCCCGTTGCGCCTCGCGCGCCATTTCGAGAGCGGCGTGACCATCGCGCGCTGGCTGGAAACCCGGCCGGAGGTCGCACGCGTGCGTCACCCCGCGCTGGAAAGCGATCCGGGGCACGAGATCTGGAAGCGCGACTTCTCCGGGGCCTGCGGCCTGTTCGCGATCGAGCTTCAGCCCTGCACCGACGCCCAGCTTGCGGCCTTCATCGAAGGCCTCGCCTATTTCGGGATCGGCGCGTCGTGGGGCGGGTTCGAGAGCCTGGTGCTGTGCCCGGACCCGAGCTCGATCCGCACCGCCACCAATTGGGACGCGGCAGGACCGCTGGTCCGGCTCCATGTGGGTCTGGAGGATCCCGAGGACCTGATCGCCGATCTGCAGGCGGGCCTCGCCCGGCTGGTCGGCTGA
- a CDS encoding lipid-A-disaccharide synthase N-terminal domain-containing protein, producing MLIDNLADWAHSVFVEQFDTWLVIGFVAQAMFSARFLIQWIASERAGRSVVPVAFWFFSIAGGGMLFAYALYREDPVFIAGQGAGLIIYMRNLWLIFREHRAALVN from the coding sequence ATGCTGATCGATAATCTTGCGGATTGGGCCCACTCGGTCTTCGTCGAGCAGTTCGACACCTGGCTGGTGATCGGCTTCGTGGCGCAGGCGATGTTCTCCGCCCGGTTCCTGATTCAGTGGATCGCCAGCGAACGGGCCGGGCGGTCGGTCGTCCCGGTCGCCTTCTGGTTCTTCTCGATCGCCGGCGGCGGTATGCTGTTCGCCTACGCGCTCTATCGGGAGGATCCCGTGTTCATCGCGGGGCAGGGCGCCGGCCTGATCATCTATATGCGCAATCTCTGGCTCATCTTCCGCGAGCACCGGGCCGCGCTCGTCAATTAG
- a CDS encoding glycosyltransferase family 2 protein, whose amino-acid sequence MVIPAKDEAGNLPPLLEEIQGQLAGVTFEAIVVDDGSDDGTDAAILALTKELPWLRLVRHEKAAGKSAALRTGVKYAHAPLILMIDGDGQNNPIFLPKMLKMLQDDPDLGLVVGQRLKRHDSALKQRASKLANGLRSWLLGDKTRDTACGLKAIRRELYLDLPFFDTMHRFFPALVLREGWQIAHIDVEDRVRIHGSSKYGVLDRALVGLPDLFGVWWLLSRRRRVPSAQEATIDADR is encoded by the coding sequence GTGGTCATTCCCGCCAAAGACGAGGCGGGCAATCTTCCCCCGCTCCTCGAGGAGATCCAGGGGCAGCTTGCCGGTGTCACGTTCGAGGCGATCGTGGTCGACGACGGGTCGGACGACGGGACCGATGCGGCGATCCTGGCCCTGACCAAAGAGCTGCCGTGGCTGCGCCTGGTCCGCCACGAGAAGGCGGCCGGCAAGAGCGCCGCGCTGCGTACCGGGGTCAAGTACGCGCACGCACCGCTGATCCTGATGATCGACGGCGACGGCCAGAACAATCCGATCTTTCTGCCGAAGATGCTGAAGATGCTGCAGGACGATCCGGATCTGGGGCTCGTCGTCGGACAGCGGCTGAAGCGGCACGATTCGGCGCTCAAGCAGCGGGCGTCGAAACTCGCCAACGGCCTGCGCTCCTGGCTTCTAGGCGACAAGACCCGCGACACCGCCTGCGGTCTCAAGGCGATCCGCCGGGAGCTTTACCTGGACCTGCCCTTCTTCGACACGATGCACCGGTTCTTTCCGGCGCTTGTGCTGCGGGAAGGCTGGCAGATCGCCCATATCGACGTCGAGGATCGTGTCCGGATCCACGGCAGTTCCAAATACGGGGTCCTGGACCGCGCCCTCGTCGGGCTGCCGGACCTGTTCGGCGTGTGGTGGCTTCTGAGCCGTCGTCGACGCGTACCCAGCGCCCAGGAGGCGACCATCGATGCTGATCGATAA